The following nucleotide sequence is from Chloroflexota bacterium.
AGCGGGAAGTTCGAATGCGGATCGGCCAATGCGGGCGGTCGCAGTCGCAGGGCAAGCTCCTGCGCCAGCGGGTCGCGCCCGGCCAGCAGCGGTGCGGCCAGTGCGACCAGCACAAACGCCAGCACGAGCGCGAACCCGGCGAGGCGTGCCGGGGTGGTGCGCATACGGTCGGGCGCGCGCATCATGGCCGTCGCACGCGCGGGTCGATCCACACGTACACCACGTCGAGCGCCATGTTGACCGCGACGACGAACGACGCCGAGACGAACACAAACGCCTGGATCAGCGGCACGTCGCGCGCGCTGATCGACTGCAGTGCGAGGCGGCCCAGGCCGGGCAGCGCGAAGACCGCCTCGGCGATCAGCGCGCCGCCGAGCAGGTTGCCGAGCTGCAGCGCGAGCACCGTCACGACCGGCAGGGCGGCGTTGCGCAGCGCATGTTCCCGCAGCACGCGCGCCGGGGGCAGCCCCTTGGCATGTGCGGTGCGGATGTAATCCTGCGCCAGCACCTCGCGCAACCGTGAACGCAGCAGGCGGCCGGTTGTCGCGGCGGGCAGCAGCGCGATCGTCAGCGCGGGCAGGACCAGTCCGCGCGCGTCGTCGATACCCGACGGCGGCAGCCAGCGCAGTGCGACGGCGAAGACGAGGATGGCGAGCGTAGCGAACCAGAAGTTCGGCGTGGCTTGCGCCAGCACGAAGGCCGCCTGCGCCAGACGGTCGGGCCAGCGGCCCGGCCATGCGGCGGCGGCGATGCCAAGCGGCAGCGCCAGCGCCAGCGCGACGCCGAGCCCCAGCCCGGCCAGCGCAAACGTCAGCGGCAGACGCGCCAGCACCAGCGGCATCGCCGGCTCGCGATAGCGCAGCGACTCGCCGAAGTCGCCCGTCAGCGCGCGCGACAGGAAGCGCGCATACTGCACCGGCAGCGGCTGGTCGAAGCCGGCCGCGCGCCGG
It contains:
- a CDS encoding ABC transporter permease, producing MFAALPAMGYLAGRVAQGLLVVLGVSLIVFALSYLGGDPAAALLPQGTDPADVEAFRRAAGFDQPLPVQYARFLSRALTGDFGESLRYREPAMPLVLARLPLTFALAGLGLGVALALALPLGIAAAAWPGRWPDRLAQAAFVLAQATPNFWFATLAILVFAVALRWLPPSGIDDARGLVLPALTIALLPAATTGRLLRSRLREVLAQDYIRTAHAKGLPPARVLREHALRNAALPVVTVLALQLGNLLGGALIAEAVFALPGLGRLALQSISARDVPLIQAFVFVSASFVVAVNMALDVVYVWIDPRVRRP